Proteins encoded in a region of the Drosophila busckii strain San Diego stock center, stock number 13000-0081.31 chromosome 2L, ASM1175060v1, whole genome shotgun sequence genome:
- the LOC108608256 gene encoding uncharacterized protein LOC108608256, which produces MDTDEEKKAMAHDEVDFTSGFETQYQKEYSKLKPIFVPPPDKRNAWYRSWSTIMMIVFLAAVFLLGTIMLVVQVFTASALQVLIIVAAYIGVAAIMIWLEVQSIKVR; this is translated from the coding sequence ATGGACACGGATGAGGAAAAGAAGGCGATGGCGCATGATGAGGTTGACTTCACCAGCGGCTTTGAGACGCAATATCAAAAGGAATATAGCAAGCTAAAGCCGATATTTGTGCCACCACCGGATAAACGCAATGCTTGGTATCGCAGCTGGTCCACAATCATGATGATTGTATTTCTAGCTGCAGTTTTTCTGCTGGGCACCATTATGCTGGTGGTACAGGTCTTCACAGCCAGCGCGCtgcaagttttaattatagttgCCGCCTATATAGGCGTGGCTGCCATTATGATCTGGCTGGAGGTGCAAAGCATCAAAGTGCGCTAA